Proteins from one Pseudomonas sp. KBS0710 genomic window:
- the fliL gene encoding flagellar basal body-associated protein FliL yields MAKSDDAAATPPAGKGKLKLILLIVLGLLLAIGASIGGTWYIMHSSASKPAPAAETATNVKQPAIFEPMLPAFVANYNQNGRQRYLQVSITLLARNQADLDALKVHMPVIRNNLVMLFSGQSFDSLATPVGQEMLRQKVTASVQEVAQKELGKVVVEQALFTNFVLQ; encoded by the coding sequence ATGGCGAAGAGCGACGACGCAGCAGCAACCCCACCCGCAGGCAAAGGCAAGCTCAAGCTGATCCTGTTGATTGTGCTGGGCCTGCTCCTGGCCATTGGCGCCTCGATTGGCGGCACCTGGTACATCATGCACAGCAGTGCGAGCAAACCGGCCCCCGCCGCCGAAACCGCCACTAACGTCAAGCAACCGGCAATCTTCGAACCGATGCTGCCGGCCTTTGTCGCCAACTACAATCAGAACGGTCGTCAACGCTACCTGCAGGTGAGCATCACCTTGCTGGCGCGCAACCAGGCGGACCTGGATGCGCTTAAAGTGCATATGCCGGTGATCCGCAACAACCTGGTGATGCTGTTCTCCGGTCAGAGCTTCGACAGCCTGGCCACCCCGGTCGGCCAGGAAATGCTGCGCCAGAAGGTCACTGCCAGCGTGCAGGAAGTGGCCCAGAAAGAGCTCGGCAAAGTCGTGGTCGAGCAGGCGCTCTTCACTAACTTCGTATTGCAGTAG
- the fliJ gene encoding flagellar export protein FliJ, whose translation MASTRSSRLAPVVDMAEKAEKTAVQRLGYFQGQVRLAESKLGDLERFRGEYQQQWIERGSKGVSGQWLMGYQGFLNQLETAVGQQRQSLAWHQNNLDKARESWQAAFARVEGLRKLVQRYIDEARAIEDKREQKLLDELSQRLPRQSQY comes from the coding sequence ATGGCCAGCACCCGCTCTTCACGCCTGGCCCCGGTGGTGGACATGGCCGAAAAGGCCGAAAAAACCGCCGTGCAGCGCTTGGGTTACTTCCAGGGCCAGGTGCGCCTGGCGGAAAGCAAGCTGGGTGACCTGGAGCGCTTTCGCGGCGAGTACCAGCAGCAGTGGATCGAGCGCGGCAGCAAGGGCGTATCCGGCCAGTGGCTGATGGGTTATCAGGGCTTTCTCAACCAGCTGGAAACTGCTGTGGGCCAGCAGCGCCAGAGCCTCGCCTGGCACCAGAACAATCTCGATAAAGCCCGCGAAAGTTGGCAGGCGGCGTTTGCTCGCGTTGAAGGTTTGCGCAAGCTGGTGCAGCGCTATATCGACGAAGCGCGGGCGATTGAAGACAAGCGCGAGCAAAAGCTGCTCGATGAGCTGTCACAGCGACTTCCTCGCCAGTCACAGTACTGA
- a CDS encoding flagellar hook-length control protein FliK, protein MPVAPNSLLQAAAAAKPQAPAATPAIAAAAPRDKGPGFAQVFANQSPKPTLKTDDSPVKASRDKPSDTTAKSVASNDKPAASTPAVADSGNPLPAKPAKSDDSASSDDDKPSDPALAQQPPVDPVVDPAVVAAVTPVPVPVPTPAPVAANDDKAQPVVSAPVAVTEDAKQPAFDPEADPLDSMPAVRLAMEQGGHVSASSQTPQKAAPTTAQDQPTAAQNFAAGLANMVDQQATKDSTDQGGDKAFSGLIEGGLKDLKDASSDTRVDDFANRLAALTQAATPKTANALPPVANAPLAMHQSGWTEEVVNRVMYLSSANLKSAEIQLQPAELGRLDIKVNMTADQQAQVSFMSGHAVVREALESQSGRLREMFAQQGMGQVDVNVSDQSRGWQGQGQEQQQQNQARGISGSGGRGDGGDAGDAAEVAAAVAPVSQTVIGSSAVDYYA, encoded by the coding sequence ATGCCAGTCGCCCCCAATTCGCTCCTTCAGGCTGCCGCTGCGGCCAAGCCTCAAGCGCCTGCCGCCACACCGGCTATAGCGGCAGCGGCCCCACGGGACAAGGGCCCTGGCTTCGCTCAAGTGTTCGCCAACCAAAGCCCCAAGCCCACGCTGAAGACCGACGACAGCCCGGTAAAAGCCTCGCGTGACAAGCCTTCGGACACCACTGCCAAGTCGGTCGCCAGCAACGACAAACCTGCCGCCAGCACGCCAGCGGTTGCCGATAGCGGCAATCCCTTGCCTGCCAAACCGGCCAAGTCCGACGACAGCGCCAGCAGTGATGACGACAAGCCCAGCGACCCGGCCCTGGCGCAGCAGCCTCCGGTTGATCCGGTGGTTGACCCGGCCGTGGTTGCCGCTGTTACGCCGGTGCCTGTCCCGGTGCCAACGCCTGCGCCGGTAGCGGCCAATGATGACAAGGCCCAGCCGGTGGTCTCCGCGCCGGTTGCGGTGACGGAAGATGCCAAGCAACCGGCCTTCGACCCTGAAGCCGATCCGCTGGATTCGATGCCGGCCGTGCGCCTGGCCATGGAGCAGGGCGGCCACGTCTCGGCCAGCAGCCAGACGCCGCAGAAAGCCGCCCCGACCACCGCTCAGGATCAGCCGACCGCCGCGCAGAACTTTGCTGCAGGTCTGGCCAACATGGTTGACCAGCAAGCCACCAAAGACAGCACTGACCAAGGCGGCGACAAGGCCTTCAGTGGGCTGATCGAAGGCGGCCTCAAGGATCTGAAAGACGCCAGCAGCGACACCCGCGTCGACGACTTCGCCAACCGCCTGGCCGCGCTGACCCAGGCCGCCACGCCGAAAACCGCGAATGCCTTGCCGCCCGTAGCCAATGCGCCGTTGGCCATGCACCAGAGTGGCTGGACCGAAGAAGTGGTCAACCGCGTGATGTACCTGTCCAGCGCCAACCTCAAGTCGGCGGAGATCCAGTTGCAGCCGGCTGAGCTGGGGCGCCTGGATATCAAGGTCAACATGACCGCCGACCAGCAGGCCCAGGTCAGCTTCATGAGCGGCCACGCCGTGGTGCGTGAAGCGCTGGAAAGCCAGTCCGGCCGTTTGCGCGAGATGTTCGCCCAGCAAGGCATGGGGCAGGTCGACGTCAATGTGTCTGACCAGTCCCGTGGCTGGCAGGGGCAGGGCCAGGAGCAACAGCAGCAGAACCAGGCGCGCGGCATAAGCGGCAGTGGCGGGCGTGGTGATGGCGGCGATGCGGGTGACGCTGCTGAAGTGGCGGCGGCGGTCGCGCCGGTGAGCCAGACCGTGATCGGCTCCAGCGCAGTCGACTATTACGCCTGA
- a CDS encoding fused response regulator/phosphatase, which yields MSTLAPVLEPLTILIAEDSAADLLLLSTIIRRQGHQVLTATNGAQAVEVFSRERPQLVLMDALMPVMDGFEAARQIKQLAGEALVPIIFLTSLRESEALAQCLDAGGDDFLPKPYNPLILAAKINAMDRLRRLQATVLRQRDQIARHHDYLLHEQRAAKAVFDKVAHSGCINAAPNIRYLQSPYALFNGDLLLAAYTPSGDMHVLLGDFTGHGLPAAVGAMPLAEVFYGMTAKGYGLAQTLREMNAKLKRILPVDMFCCATLVCLSTQRRVVEVWNGGMPDGYVHEIATGKRTPLVSRHLPLGVLSAQAFDDSTEVWPMALGDRVFLLSDGVLDTANANEQLFGAARLQQVFASNRKPDRLFEDIEQALAAFRGEARDDVSMVEIILQPGQPSRAAEPLYADSGQSCPLDWSVSFEFRARTLKSYNPLPYLLQLLLEIHGLRGQSGALYSVMAELYSNALEHGVLGLDSRLKRDAQGFAEYYRQRNERLAQLNNGYVRVHVQVVPTAPGGKMTLRIEDSGPGFDVEQVLARPLDIDRLSGRGLSLVRQLSSDVRWTDGGRSVCVEFCWGALA from the coding sequence TTGAGCACCCTGGCCCCGGTTCTCGAACCACTGACGATCCTGATCGCCGAAGACAGCGCCGCCGATTTGCTGTTGCTGTCGACCATCATCCGGCGTCAGGGCCATCAGGTGCTCACCGCCACGAATGGCGCGCAAGCCGTCGAGGTGTTCAGCCGTGAACGCCCGCAGTTGGTGTTGATGGACGCCCTGATGCCGGTGATGGACGGCTTTGAGGCGGCGCGGCAGATCAAGCAGCTGGCGGGCGAGGCGCTGGTGCCGATCATCTTTCTCACCTCGCTGCGCGAAAGTGAAGCCCTGGCCCAGTGCCTGGACGCCGGCGGCGATGACTTCCTGCCCAAGCCTTACAACCCGCTGATCCTGGCCGCCAAGATCAATGCCATGGACCGCTTGCGGCGCCTGCAGGCCACGGTGCTGCGCCAGCGTGACCAGATCGCCCGGCACCACGATTACCTGTTGCATGAGCAACGTGCGGCCAAGGCGGTGTTCGACAAGGTGGCGCATTCGGGTTGCATCAATGCGGCGCCGAACATTCGTTACCTGCAATCGCCTTATGCGCTGTTCAACGGCGACCTGTTGCTGGCGGCCTACACGCCATCCGGCGACATGCATGTGCTGCTCGGTGACTTCACCGGCCATGGCCTGCCCGCCGCCGTGGGCGCCATGCCGCTGGCGGAGGTGTTCTATGGCATGACCGCCAAGGGCTACGGCCTGGCGCAGACCCTGCGTGAGATGAATGCCAAGCTCAAGCGCATCCTGCCGGTGGACATGTTCTGCTGCGCCACGCTGGTGTGCCTGAGTACCCAGCGGCGCGTGGTGGAGGTGTGGAACGGCGGCATGCCCGACGGCTATGTGCATGAGATCGCCACGGGCAAGCGCACGCCGTTGGTATCGCGGCACCTGCCGCTGGGCGTGCTGTCGGCACAGGCATTTGATGACAGCACCGAAGTCTGGCCCATGGCCCTGGGCGACCGGGTGTTCTTGTTGTCCGATGGGGTGCTGGATACCGCCAACGCCAATGAGCAGTTGTTTGGTGCGGCGCGTTTGCAGCAGGTGTTTGCCAGCAACCGCAAGCCCGACCGTTTGTTCGAAGACATTGAGCAGGCGCTGGCGGCGTTTCGGGGTGAGGCGCGCGATGATGTCAGCATGGTCGAGATCATCTTGCAGCCTGGCCAGCCGTCGCGGGCGGCTGAGCCCCTGTATGCCGACAGTGGCCAGTCGTGCCCGCTGGATTGGTCGGTGAGTTTCGAGTTTCGTGCGCGCACGCTGAAAAGCTACAACCCGTTGCCGTACCTGCTGCAACTGTTGCTGGAGATTCATGGCCTGCGTGGGCAGAGCGGGGCGCTGTACAGTGTGATGGCCGAGTTGTATTCCAATGCGCTGGAGCATGGCGTGCTGGGCCTGGATTCGCGGCTCAAACGCGATGCCCAGGGGTTTGCCGAGTATTACCGTCAGCGCAACGAGCGCCTGGCGCAGTTGAACAACGGTTATGTGCGTGTGCATGTGCAGGTGGTGCCGACTGCGCCGGGCGGCAAAATGACGCTGCGCATCGAGGACAGTGGGCCTGGGTTTGACGTCGAACAGGTGCTGGCGCGGCCGCTGGATATAGACCGTTTGTCTGGCCGTGGGCTGAGCCTGGTACGGCAACTGAGCAGCGATGTACGCTGGACCGATGGCGGGCGCAGTGTGTGCGTGGAGTTTTGCTGGGGAGCTCTGGCATAA
- the fliI gene encoding flagellar protein export ATPase FliI, with translation MRLDRTSFAKRLGSYAEATELPGQPILEGRLLRMVGLTLEAEGLRAAMGSRCLVINDDSYHPVQVEAEVMGFSGSKIFLMPVGSLAGIAPGARVVPLADTGRLPMGMSMLGRVLDGAGRALDGKGGMKAEDWVPMDGPTINPLNRNPISVPLDVGIRSINGLLTVGRGQRLGLFAGTGVGKSVLLGMMTRFTEADIIVVGLIGERGREVKEFIEHSLGEEGLKRSVVVASPADDAPLMRLRAAMYCTRIAEYFRDKGKNVLLLMDSLTRFAQAQREIALAIGEPPATKGYPPSVFAKLPKLVERAGNAEAGGGSITAFYTVLSEGDDQQDPIADSARGVLDGHIVLSRRLAEEGHYPAIDIEASISRVMPAVVTPEHMARAQHFKQLWSRYQQSRDLISVGAYVAGGDRETDLAIALQPQLVSYLRQGLNDKISMGESEAHLGSIFAPAPGG, from the coding sequence ATGCGCCTTGATCGCACCAGCTTCGCCAAGCGCCTGGGCAGCTACGCCGAGGCCACGGAGTTGCCCGGCCAGCCGATTCTCGAAGGGCGCCTGTTGCGCATGGTCGGCCTGACCCTCGAAGCCGAAGGCCTGCGCGCCGCCATGGGCAGCCGCTGCCTGGTGATCAACGACGACAGCTACCACCCGGTGCAGGTCGAAGCCGAGGTGATGGGCTTTTCCGGCAGCAAGATTTTCCTTATGCCCGTGGGCAGCCTGGCGGGCATCGCCCCCGGCGCCCGCGTAGTGCCCTTGGCCGATACCGGCCGCCTGCCCATGGGCATGAGCATGCTCGGCCGCGTGCTCGATGGCGCCGGCCGCGCACTCGACGGCAAGGGCGGCATGAAGGCCGAAGACTGGGTGCCGATGGACGGCCCGACCATCAACCCGCTCAACCGCAACCCCATCAGCGTGCCGCTGGACGTGGGCATTCGCAGCATCAACGGTTTATTGACGGTCGGTCGCGGCCAGCGTCTGGGCCTGTTTGCCGGTACCGGCGTGGGTAAGTCAGTGTTGCTGGGCATGATGACGCGCTTTACCGAGGCCGACATTATCGTGGTCGGGCTGATCGGCGAGCGCGGCCGTGAAGTGAAAGAGTTCATCGAGCACAGCCTCGGTGAAGAAGGTCTCAAACGCTCGGTGGTGGTCGCGTCGCCTGCGGATGATGCGCCGCTGATGCGCCTGCGCGCCGCGATGTACTGCACGCGCATCGCTGAATATTTTCGCGACAAGGGCAAGAATGTCCTGTTGCTGATGGACTCGCTCACGCGTTTTGCCCAGGCCCAGCGGGAAATCGCCCTGGCCATCGGCGAACCGCCTGCCACCAAAGGTTACCCGCCGTCAGTGTTCGCCAAGCTGCCCAAGCTGGTGGAGCGCGCGGGTAATGCCGAGGCCGGTGGCGGTTCAATCACTGCGTTCTATACGGTGTTGTCCGAAGGCGATGACCAACAGGACCCGATTGCCGACTCGGCGCGGGGCGTGCTCGACGGCCACATCGTGCTGTCGCGGCGCCTGGCCGAAGAAGGGCACTACCCGGCCATCGACATCGAAGCCTCGATCAGCCGGGTGATGCCGGCGGTGGTCACGCCCGAGCACATGGCCCGGGCGCAGCACTTCAAACAACTGTGGTCGCGTTATCAGCAAAGTCGCGATTTGATCAGCGTCGGCGCCTACGTGGCCGGTGGTGATCGCGAAACCGACCTGGCCATCGCGCTGCAACCGCAACTGGTGAGCTACCTGCGCCAAGGCCTTAACGACAAGATCAGCATGGGCGAAAGCGAAGCGCACCTGGGCTCGATCTTCGCCCCGGCGCCGGGCGGTTAA
- the fliF gene encoding flagellar basal-body MS-ring/collar protein FliF: MAEAVSDNVPAKADGKPPLFGLSFLENLSEMTMLRQVGLMVGLAASVAIGFAVVLWSQQPDYRPLYGSLAGMDSKQIMETLAAADIAYTVEPNSGALLVKADDVARARMKLAAAGVTPSDSNIGFEILDKDQGLGTSQFMEATRYRRGLEGELARTISSLNNVKGARVHLAIPKSSVFVRDERKPSASVLVELFSGRSLEPGQVLAIINLVATSVPELSKSQITVVDQKGNLLSDQAENSALTQAGKQFDYSRRMESMLTQRVHNILQPVLGNDRYKAEVSADVDFSAVESTSEQFNPDQPALRSEQSTSEQRTASNGPQGVPGALSNQPPAPATAPQTTGGAAATAGAIQPGQPLLDANGQQIMDPATGQPMLAPYPADKRNQSTKNFELDRSISHTKQQQGKINRLSVSVVVDDQVKVNPADGAVTRAPWSTDELARFTRLVQDAVGFDASRGDSVSVINMPFSAERAEVIADPAFYTQPWFWDIVKQVLGVLFILVLVFGVLRPVLNNITGNGKKQLALAGGDVELGGMGGLDGELANDRVSLGGPQSILLPSPSEGYDAQLNAIKSLVAEDPGRVAQVVKEWINADE; the protein is encoded by the coding sequence ATGGCAGAAGCAGTCTCCGACAACGTACCCGCCAAGGCAGACGGCAAGCCGCCGCTGTTTGGCCTGTCGTTCCTGGAAAACCTCTCGGAAATGACCATGCTGCGGCAGGTGGGCCTGATGGTCGGCCTGGCTGCCAGCGTGGCGATTGGTTTTGCCGTGGTGTTGTGGTCGCAACAACCCGATTACCGCCCGCTGTACGGCAGCCTGGCCGGCATGGATTCCAAGCAGATCATGGAAACCCTGGCCGCCGCCGACATCGCTTATACCGTGGAGCCCAACTCCGGCGCCTTGCTGGTCAAGGCCGATGACGTGGCCCGTGCGCGCATGAAGCTGGCTGCGGCCGGTGTAACGCCGTCCGACAGCAATATCGGTTTTGAAATTCTCGACAAGGACCAGGGCCTGGGCACCAGCCAGTTCATGGAAGCCACCCGTTATCGGCGTGGCCTGGAAGGCGAACTGGCGCGCACCATCAGCAGCCTGAACAACGTCAAGGGCGCCCGCGTGCACCTGGCGATCCCGAAAAGCTCGGTGTTCGTGCGTGACGAACGCAAGCCAAGTGCCTCGGTGTTGGTTGAACTGTTTTCCGGCCGCTCCCTGGAGCCTGGCCAGGTACTGGCGATCATCAACCTGGTGGCCACCAGCGTTCCCGAATTGAGCAAGTCGCAAATCACCGTGGTCGACCAGAAGGGCAACCTGCTGTCCGATCAGGCCGAAAACTCCGCGCTGACCCAGGCCGGCAAACAGTTCGATTACAGCCGCCGCATGGAAAGCATGCTCACCCAGCGGGTGCACAACATCCTGCAACCGGTGTTGGGCAACGATCGCTACAAGGCTGAAGTGTCCGCCGACGTGGATTTCAGCGCGGTCGAGTCGACCTCCGAACAGTTCAACCCGGACCAGCCGGCGCTGCGCAGCGAGCAGTCCACCAGCGAGCAGCGCACCGCCAGCAATGGCCCGCAAGGTGTGCCGGGTGCCCTGAGCAACCAGCCGCCGGCCCCGGCGACTGCGCCGCAAACCACGGGTGGCGCGGCCGCTACGGCTGGTGCGATTCAGCCAGGCCAGCCACTGCTGGACGCCAACGGCCAGCAGATCATGGACCCGGCCACCGGCCAGCCGATGCTCGCGCCGTACCCGGCGGACAAGCGTAACCAGTCGACCAAGAACTTCGAACTCGACCGTTCCATCAGCCACACCAAGCAGCAACAGGGCAAGATCAATCGCCTGTCGGTGTCGGTGGTGGTCGATGATCAGGTCAAGGTCAACCCGGCAGACGGCGCCGTCACCCGTGCGCCGTGGAGCACCGATGAATTGGCGCGCTTCACACGCCTGGTGCAGGACGCCGTCGGTTTCGACGCCAGCCGTGGAGACAGCGTCAGCGTAATCAACATGCCGTTCTCCGCCGAGCGCGCCGAAGTGATCGCCGACCCGGCGTTCTACACGCAGCCGTGGTTCTGGGACATCGTTAAACAAGTGCTGGGTGTGTTGTTCATTCTGGTGCTGGTGTTCGGTGTGCTGCGTCCGGTGCTCAACAACATCACCGGCAACGGCAAGAAACAGCTGGCTTTGGCCGGTGGCGACGTCGAGTTGGGTGGCATGGGCGGCCTGGATGGCGAACTGGCCAACGACCGTGTCAGCCTCGGCGGCCCGCAAAGCATCCTGTTGCCAAGCCCGAGCGAAGGCTATGACGCGCAGCTGAATGCAATCAAGAGTCTGGTAGCAGAAGACCCGGGCCGTGTGGCTCAGGTCGTGAAAGAGTGGATCAACGCAGATGAGTGA
- a CDS encoding STAS domain-containing protein, whose product MSVESEVSLDGTKLTIRVKGRFDFGSHQAFREAYERFYKVPEIYVVDLKDTTYMDSSALGMLLLLRDHAGGDEAEVQVINSNSDVRKILAISNFDKLFDLS is encoded by the coding sequence ATGTCAGTCGAGTCAGAAGTATCCCTGGATGGGACGAAGTTGACGATCAGGGTCAAGGGGCGATTCGATTTCGGTAGCCACCAAGCCTTTCGTGAAGCCTACGAGCGGTTCTACAAAGTGCCCGAGATCTACGTGGTGGACTTGAAGGACACCACTTACATGGACAGCTCGGCCCTGGGCATGCTCCTGCTGTTGCGTGACCATGCCGGTGGCGATGAAGCCGAAGTGCAGGTGATCAATAGCAATTCCGATGTGCGCAAGATCCTCGCCATCTCCAACTTCGACAAACTGTTTGATCTCAGTTGA
- a CDS encoding Hpt domain-containing protein, whose product MPEIHLDPDVLMGLQEVMESEYPKLLDTFLDDSQKRIDALRKSRGDAKALGRIAHSFKGSSGNLGAVRLAQLCQRLEAESVELTADLGALVDQIDHEFALVRPLYESERQRFGL is encoded by the coding sequence GTGCCTGAGATTCATCTGGACCCTGATGTGTTGATGGGCCTGCAGGAAGTGATGGAAAGCGAGTATCCGAAATTGCTGGATACCTTCCTGGACGATTCGCAAAAGCGCATCGATGCGCTGCGCAAGTCGCGTGGTGATGCCAAGGCGCTGGGGCGGATTGCGCATAGCTTCAAGGGCAGCAGTGGCAACCTCGGCGCGGTGCGGCTGGCGCAGTTGTGTCAGCGGTTGGAGGCGGAGTCCGTCGAGTTGACGGCGGACTTGGGTGCGCTGGTTGATCAGATTGATCATGAGTTTGCGCTGGTGCGGCCGCTGTATGAGTCGGAAAGGCAGCGCTTCGGTCTCTGA
- the fliH gene encoding flagellar assembly protein FliH yields MSNKDETPSDLIRARDVGGFDIWSLPSFDPHVPEPEPEPVVEAPVEMEEVPLDEVQPLTLEELEAIRQEAYNEGFAAGEKDGFRSTTLKVRQEAEEALSVKLASLERLMGTLFDPIAEQDTQIEKAMVGLVEHIARQVIQRELVLDSSHIESVMREALKLLPLGVGNVRLYINPQDFEQVKALRERHEETWRIVEDASLQPGGCRVETEHSRIDATVETRISQIMAKLFDQLHEQALHPAEPDLSVDLDATDAP; encoded by the coding sequence ATGTCGAACAAAGATGAGACGCCCAGCGATCTGATTCGCGCACGGGATGTCGGCGGGTTCGACATCTGGTCGCTGCCCAGCTTCGATCCGCATGTGCCGGAGCCCGAGCCTGAACCGGTGGTTGAAGCCCCGGTAGAGATGGAAGAAGTGCCGCTGGATGAAGTCCAGCCACTGACCCTGGAAGAACTCGAGGCCATCCGCCAGGAAGCCTATAACGAAGGCTTTGCGGCCGGCGAAAAAGACGGCTTTCGCAGCACCACCCTCAAGGTGCGCCAGGAGGCCGAAGAGGCGCTCAGCGTCAAACTCGCCAGCCTGGAGCGGCTGATGGGCACGCTGTTCGACCCGATTGCCGAGCAGGATACGCAGATCGAAAAAGCCATGGTCGGCCTGGTTGAGCACATCGCCCGCCAAGTCATCCAGCGCGAATTGGTGCTCGATTCCAGCCATATCGAAAGCGTCATGCGCGAAGCCCTCAAGCTGTTGCCGTTGGGCGTGGGCAATGTGCGCCTGTACATCAACCCGCAGGATTTCGAACAGGTCAAAGCCCTGCGCGAGCGTCATGAAGAAACCTGGCGCATCGTCGAAGATGCCAGCCTGCAACCTGGCGGCTGCCGCGTCGAAACCGAACACAGCCGCATCGATGCCACGGTGGAAACCCGCATCAGCCAGATCATGGCCAAGTTGTTTGATCAACTGCATGAACAGGCCCTGCACCCGGCCGAGCCGGACCTGAGTGTGGACCTGGACGCTACCGATGCGCCTTGA
- the fliG gene encoding flagellar motor switch protein FliG: MSDNRAAVAKLTKVDKAAVLLLSLGETDAAQVLRHMGPKEVQRVGVAMAQMRNVHREQVEQVMSEFVEIVGDQTSLGVGSDSYIRKMLTSALGEDKANGLIDRILLGGNTSGLDSLKWMEPRAVADVIRYEHPQIQAIVVAYLDPDQAGEVLGHFDHKVRLDIILRVSSLNTVQPAALKELNTILEKQFSGNSNASRTTLGGIKRAADIMNFLDSSVEGQLMDSIREIDDTLSGQIEDLMFVFNNLSDVDDRGIQALLREVSSDVLVLALKGSDENVKEKIFKNMSKRASELLRDDLEAKGPVRVSDVETAQKEILTIARRMAEAGEIVLGGKGGEEMI; this comes from the coding sequence ATGAGTGATAATCGAGCCGCTGTTGCCAAGCTCACCAAGGTCGACAAAGCCGCAGTCCTGCTGCTGTCCCTGGGTGAAACCGACGCCGCCCAAGTGCTGCGCCACATGGGGCCTAAAGAGGTCCAACGTGTGGGCGTGGCCATGGCGCAGATGCGCAATGTGCACCGCGAGCAAGTCGAGCAGGTGATGAGTGAGTTCGTCGAGATCGTCGGCGACCAGACCAGCCTGGGCGTCGGTTCCGACAGCTATATCCGCAAGATGCTCACCTCGGCCCTCGGCGAAGACAAGGCCAACGGCCTGATCGACCGCATCCTGCTGGGCGGCAACACCAGTGGCCTGGACAGCCTCAAGTGGATGGAACCGCGCGCGGTGGCTGACGTGATCCGCTACGAGCACCCGCAGATCCAGGCGATCGTCGTCGCTTACCTCGACCCGGACCAGGCCGGTGAAGTGCTCGGCCACTTCGACCATAAAGTGCGCCTGGACATCATCCTGCGCGTGTCGTCGCTGAACACCGTGCAGCCGGCGGCGCTCAAAGAACTCAACACGATTCTGGAGAAGCAGTTCTCCGGCAACTCGAACGCCTCGCGCACCACCTTGGGTGGCATCAAGCGCGCAGCCGACATCATGAACTTCCTCGACAGCTCGGTCGAAGGCCAGTTGATGGACTCGATCCGCGAGATCGACGACACCCTGTCCGGCCAGATCGAAGACCTCATGTTCGTGTTCAACAACCTCTCCGATGTCGACGACCGTGGCATCCAGGCGTTGCTGCGCGAAGTCTCCTCCGACGTGCTGGTGCTGGCCCTCAAGGGCTCGGACGAAAACGTCAAAGAGAAGATCTTCAAGAACATGTCCAAGCGTGCTTCCGAACTGTTGCGCGACGACCTCGAAGCCAAAGGCCCGGTGCGCGTCAGCGACGTCGAAACCGCGCAGAAAGAAATCCTCACCATTGCCCGCCGTATGGCCGAAGCCGGAGAAATCGTTCTCGGCGGGAAGGGCGGCGAAGAAATGATCTAA
- the fliE gene encoding flagellar hook-basal body complex protein FliE has protein sequence MSQGIEFNRLMLDMRSMQMDAMAQPKSVAPAPELGQSSFADMLGQAINKVSDTQQASSQLATAFEIGKSGVDLTDVMVASQKASVSFQALTQVRNKLVQAYQDIMQMPV, from the coding sequence ATGAGCCAGGGTATTGAGTTCAATCGGTTGATGTTGGATATGCGCTCCATGCAAATGGATGCCATGGCTCAACCGAAATCCGTCGCGCCAGCGCCGGAATTGGGCCAAAGCAGTTTTGCCGACATGCTCGGTCAGGCAATCAACAAAGTCAGCGACACCCAGCAAGCCTCCAGTCAGTTGGCCACCGCCTTCGAGATCGGCAAGAGCGGCGTGGACCTCACCGATGTGATGGTCGCTTCGCAAAAGGCCAGCGTTTCCTTTCAAGCCTTGACCCAAGTGCGTAACAAGCTGGTTCAGGCTTATCAAGACATCATGCAGATGCCGGTTTAA